The sequence below is a genomic window from Rhizobium sp. NXC14.
AGCCTTCATGGCGAAGCGGGCGACGTCGTGCTGGCTGCTCCGGTCGCCGTTCTGACCATCCCGCTGGCGGAGAACATATGCTCGACGACGTCTTTCCCATTCCGACCAGGGCAGTGATCCGCCAGGGTGGTCGAGCCTGCTTCCATCGCCTCGTCACTACCAGCCCGCTGCTGATCCAGGTCCAGTCTGGAACGAAGATCGTCATGTCGGATGACAAGCCTTTGCGCCTCGAGGCGGGCGATTACGGTCTGTTGCCCGACTACCGGCCGTTGACGATGGAGAACATTCCCAAGGCGCCTCAGAAGTATCAGACCCTGGCGCTTGCAATTCCGCGAAAGCTTTTCGAGGACGCTTATGATAGGATGGGATCGGTCGCCGTGCCATCACGGCCTCTTCCGGCCAGCACCTCGAGGCTGCCGGAGGAAGCTGCTGCATTGTTCGAATATTGCAGTCAGCCGGGCAATCTGGCGCGGCTTCCGGGCGCCATCGCCAAGGCCCGTCTGATGGAACTCGTCACCTGGTTCGCGCTCTGCGGGGCGGTTCTCGGCCGATGCGAAAGCCCCCGGCTTGAGGACCGGCTGAGGCAGATGATCGAAGCTGATCCGGCCGGCGCCTGGACGCTGGCGCATGCTGCGGGCTTGTTCAACATGAGCGAGGCGACGCTGCGGCGCAGGCTCTCCGCCGAGAATACAGCCTTCAGCGAGATCTTGAGCGATACCCGGATGAACCGTGCTCTGGCGCTCATTCAGACCACGACATTGCCGATGGCGCAGGTTGCGCTGGAGGTCGGTTACGATTCGCCTTCGCAATTTTCCGCGCGCTTCAAGGAGCGGTTTGGCGTCAGCCCACGCCATGTACGCAGCGGACCCGAACAATTTGAGCGGATCGGGGCAGAAATTGAGCAGAGCGGGGCAGATGCGCTGGCGCGGTGACGATAGTTTCCCGGCATCGTCAACCACAGGAGAATAGCAATGCGATTGATCACAGCAGCACTTATGGCCGCCTCCGTCTTCGGCGCCACGGCCGCCCATGCCGAAATGAAGCTCACCTCGAAGGATCTGACCGTCGGCAAGGCCATGGCCGATGCGCAGGTCTTCAACGGCTTCGGTTGCTCGGGCAAGAACATCTCGCCGGAACTGGCCTGGTCGGGCGCACCCGAGGGAACCAAGAGCTTCGCCGTCATGGCGTACGATCCGGATGCGCCCACGGGTTCCGGCTGGTGGCATTGGACGGTGTTCAACATCCCGGCAAAGACTTCGGAGATTGCCGCTGGCGCGAGCGGTGACAAGAAGCTTCCCGCAGGCGCCGTGGAAGGCCATACAGATTTCGGCACCTCCGGATATGGCGGCGCATGCCCACCGGCCGGCGATAAGCCGCACCGCTACCAGTTCACCGTCTACGCGCTCAAGGTGGACAAGCTTCCGCTTCCCGAGACGGCGCCGGGCGCCATGGTCGGCTTCTATGTCAGGGCCAACACGCTCGACAAGGCCTCGATCGAGGTCACTTACGGCCGCTGAAGCCGGCTCTGGAGCCGCAACATCCTTGCATACCAAAGACCGGCCCTGGTGACTAAACCTCGGCCGGTCTGTGCGCTGAGGCAAGCGCAGGCGGCATCAGAGGGATGCAAGCAATGTTGCGGCGTGCTTCGACGCTACGCCTATGGGCTTCGCACCTCAGCATGAGGGAGGTTGGAGAAGGCCGCGCTCATAACTGCAGGCGTGAGAGGTGCGCGCCGCCCACGATCGGACAAGTTTACTTGCGGCTCCTTGGACTAGGCAGGAACATAGGTCAGCTTGATCACATTCTCGTCGATCAGATCATGGCTCACACGACGAAGCGGCGGCCGGGGCCCGGCGAAATAGGGTTTGCCGTGGCCAAGCACGACGGGATGCAGGTAGATGTGATATTCATCGATCAGCCCGAGTCCGGTAAGGCTTTGCGCCAAGTCCGGCCCGGCAACTTCGATCTCCCCGTCACGCTCGGCCTTTAGCGCGCGCATCGCGCCCTCGAGATCATTCCCAACAATCCCGGCGTTGGGGCCGACCGACGTCAACGAGCGCGAGACCACCCATTTCGGCTGCTTCCGCCACGCCGCTGCGAAGGCTCGCTGCTCGGTATCCCATTCGGGATGATCCTCATCCCAATAACGCATGACCTCGTACATCCGGCGGCCGTAGACGCTGCCCGCCTGCCTCTGAGCCTGCTCGACGAAGTGGCGGAAGAGGGTGGGACTTGGCCCGAAGGCTGTGTGGTCGACGTAACCGTCCAGCGACTGGTTCATCCCGAAGACGAGCTTAGCCATGCCAACTTCCTTCTTGAACAAAGTATGTGCGTGAGTTCGGCTGCGTAGCGG
It includes:
- a CDS encoding YbhB/YbcL family Raf kinase inhibitor-like protein, which encodes MRLITAALMAASVFGATAAHAEMKLTSKDLTVGKAMADAQVFNGFGCSGKNISPELAWSGAPEGTKSFAVMAYDPDAPTGSGWWHWTVFNIPAKTSEIAAGASGDKKLPAGAVEGHTDFGTSGYGGACPPAGDKPHRYQFTVYALKVDKLPLPETAPGAMVGFYVRANTLDKASIEVTYGR
- a CDS encoding helix-turn-helix domain-containing protein — protein: MLDDVFPIPTRAVIRQGGRACFHRLVTTSPLLIQVQSGTKIVMSDDKPLRLEAGDYGLLPDYRPLTMENIPKAPQKYQTLALAIPRKLFEDAYDRMGSVAVPSRPLPASTSRLPEEAAALFEYCSQPGNLARLPGAIAKARLMELVTWFALCGAVLGRCESPRLEDRLRQMIEADPAGAWTLAHAAGLFNMSEATLRRRLSAENTAFSEILSDTRMNRALALIQTTTLPMAQVALEVGYDSPSQFSARFKERFGVSPRHVRSGPEQFERIGAEIEQSGADALAR
- a CDS encoding dihydrofolate reductase family protein, with protein sequence MAKLVFGMNQSLDGYVDHTAFGPSPTLFRHFVEQAQRQAGSVYGRRMYEVMRYWDEDHPEWDTEQRAFAAAWRKQPKWVVSRSLTSVGPNAGIVGNDLEGAMRALKAERDGEIEVAGPDLAQSLTGLGLIDEYHIYLHPVVLGHGKPYFAGPRPPLRRVSHDLIDENVIKLTYVPA